ACATTAAAAGCAAAAAGACACACTGCAAGTAAGATTCCCAACGCTGCAAGTGTACACATGGTCACGTACACTTCTGCCGGAAGTACGACTTCAACGTGAGTGACGAACGTCGAGTCACGTGGTACGTTGCCATCTAGCGTGAAGGAAAAAGTTTCGTAATCAAACATGCGTGAGGCATCACGTTAAAAATGAAGTTACTAATGGTACAGAAGATCTCCAAGAGCAATCAGATGTCAAACACACTTCTGAATTGTTAACAATACGAATATCtgccaaaacaaaacaacaaattcaagacatgtaattaaatgtttttgtggaGTGATCAATAGTTCCAAGAtaaaattttgtgttaaaatgGAATTGTAATTAGTAGATAGAAGACTCAACGATGCGAAGTCATAGTAACATATCTTTATGTTGTAAGTAATGTTTAGCAATCAGATCATTCTCTTGAAAATATGCTTCAACTGTTTTCAGCAATGCATTTTACACCCTTCTCCATAAATGCACAAGTgcattaatgatttaattatttttatggagTTTGCCTCACCTTTCCACTGAAGTGCACCAGGTTCCCACTCAATACGTTGAGGGTCTAGATGAGTCTTGTAGATTCCAACCTTAACCCTCTTGCCACCTGTATAAAGTAAATCAGTTGAATTGACACTTTCATTTTCATGGGCTGgccgcttgtgtaagataggttcatccaatTCCTTGcgcagaacaccctgcgcgagagTTTGGTTGAACCTACCTTAAACGAGTGGCCATGGAAGATGCTTTTTTTGCCCACCTCAGTTACACAAATACAGTTATGGTGATTATTATACGGTGAAactgttttgttaatattgGGTAATTACATACGggtatttttttcatctttacCCGTAGGCAAGATTTCCAGAatggcaaaatattttaatcttcTTACTTAAGGTAGGATAACATATACGTATTACGTTTAAAGACAAAGCAATGAGTATCACATATTAACAGGACACCTTAGAAATTTGTGATGACGTTTCCAAAGTGATAACCCAACAAACATATTTCTGGTTAAgagttattgatattgtttgtgtcgTCTCAGGTGTTTTTGTCTGTTTagctgaccgttccaaggcggtacctaacaatccttgataaacacgtcatgtagtttttatatagtatctAAAattatgcactgtgttgtttgtggagttttgtgctgctgttccatgtttcttgtttgtgatttttgttttgtgttctttgtctttggcgtttacccagtgccattaaacggggtttatgttttaacgtttggctactgagcttgtttctgtagtttttcatatacatactGGTGCTTGGCTTTtgcgtgtgttttttttgtgacgTTATTGCAGATTTACTACTGCCGGGGTTATCTACGTATTTTCTACTGCGAATTTGTGTTATATAAAATCAGACTTACCTTTAagacaaaaagtgaaatatgTTGAAACTGTCATGGAcctaacaaaacataacaacattACCCTGAACCCTCTGTATGATCACACTCTTGTCCGGATCGGCACCGCCCTGAGCATAAGAGACCCGCCCAGATATGCCTACTAGTTTCTGGTGGCCCATACAGTCAAATATGATGTCATTCATGTCTGGATCTTTGTATGTAAACTGTTCGATAGACTTTGGGTGATCTGAAATAGTTCAGTACCTAACGCTCTTTTACAACATAAACTAGGGTGCAATTTGCTTCAAAACTAAATATTCCAGTTCTTTTTGCAATGGTTAAATATCCGTTGTCAAATCTGTTCGTGTCTTATGGAATTGAATATATTGACGTACAAGTGTTTTGCAACTGATTCGTTGTAAATCCGGGAGCatcaaaatgcaaacaaacttatttaagaaatattacacaccactgagggttaTATGATGTTATAAGAACCGGCCGGTGAGCCTCCGAAGGTGTATTTGGACCGAGGCGTTACCTTTAAATAAGGTATAATAAATATAGGGGATATAATGAAAGGACGCTTTTTtcgtgacctgtatcacgtcgagttcggtgtgttaacacgtatccgtcgagacaATTTTTTCGCAAGTGAACATAGTATTTGTTCTATAAAGCACATTCAAggcgctttaaaattattagaaGGTAACGCCTCGGTGCAAATACACCTTCGGAtgctgactgaccggtccttataatgtcttatgaccctcagtggtgtgtaatatttcttaaattttatataataatagctttaatgttaatatggtgatgttcaaatatgatttatatcaaCTGTAGTGTTCCATTTAGGTGCTTGTTATTCAATCAACATACTGAAGATTAATGACTTCAGTTTTTAAACTGGCTACAAAAATGCTTATTATATAAAAGTCGTATCACAAAGCTACAACACATCTTTGCTAGGATAACATCGAGCATTTGGGAATACAAAATCACTTCTGTCCTGAGCAGCCGTTTTTTCTTTTAGTGACTGGTGCCATTTGTCCTTGTGCCTCCAAAGAGCGGGATATAGGACAAAGGGGCACGATATGGGTTAAAGGGGCACGATATGGATCAAAGGGGCAcgatataggttaaaggggcacgaTATGAATCAAAAGGCAcgatataggttaaaggggcacgaTATGGATCAAAGGGCAcgatataggttaaaggggcacgaTATGGATCAAAGGGGCAcgatataggttaaaggggcacgaTATGGATCAAAGGGCAcgatataggttaaaggggcacgaTATGGATCAAAGGGCAcgatataggttaaaggggcacgatataggttaaaggggcacgatataggttaaaggggcacgatataggttaaaggggcacgctataggttaaaggggcacgaTATGGATCAAAGGGCCACGATATGGATCAAAGGGCACGATATGGATCAAAGGGGCACgctataggttaaaggggcacgatataggttaaaggggcacgatataggttaaaggggcacgaTATGGATCAAAGGGCACGATATGGATCAAAGGGGCACgctataggttaaaggggcacgatataggttaaaggggcacgatataggttaaaggggcacgatataggttaaaggggcacgatataggttaaaggggcacgatataggttaaaggggcacgatataggttaaaggggcacgaTATGGATCAAAGGGCAcgatataggttaaaggggcacgaTATGGATCAAAGGGGCACGATATATGTTAAAGGGGCACGATATGGATCAAAGGGGCACGATATAGGTTAACTGGGGCAATACAggttgatttaataataattttgttaaaattattgcattatcatgtttaattaattcgtatttaattatcaaaacaaaaattgcgTATAGTTAGGTACAGATAAAGAAGTATTATATGTATGTCTTTAACAGTGAATGAGTTGTcacgtagctattaataaaaaaaaaacattaataaagtaTTAAGTATTTATCTGAACCTAaatcatatgttgttgtttcgcttttctttttggttttatcattaaagtcaaaagggtaaaaaatgaaaatgcatgaaaaatatatataaaagagtAGGAAGAATTGCATCAGCCTAAATTGTGCAGTTTGAAGTAAAAGCTGCAAACCGGATATTCGTCTTCAACGAATTTTTAATGATATGCATAATTTTCTTGTTTAGATATTTTCTACCAAGCTGTAATCATGGGTATACCTCGCCTCTTGAGCTCGTTGATGGTGCAGTTTAAGGTGAGAGCTGCTAACCACAGATGGTCGTAAACTTGTCCAACCATAAACCGGTAGATGTCGTACTTTTGGTCGTAACCAGGGTCACTGTAATATCGCTCGAAGAACTCTGaaactgtttttataaaatctagAAGTATTGCATACCATCTAAATAAGTACTATTGAGATAGATACAATcataacatacataaatataatatattataatgtacaAAAAGTTATAAGCTGCGCCCCAAAGTTCACCATCTCTAACTTGCCAATATATTCGATATAAGCTTGTTCATTTAATCACACAAAATGTTAATGCTTATACGAAATGACTTTTGTCATGAAACTTTTCAATAGCTGAACTGTCAGTCGCCTTTTAAAGccttttaacaaaaacaacaacataaaattacattctatatactttaaaaaaacaaactttttaaaacacgTTAGAACATCAAGATAGAGTCAATACCTGTTATTCCCGCAATGCCTCTCTCCTCGACTGGATTATAATACGTTGCGGCAGTGAGGAACGCTCCCTCTGCGGCTGCAGTCATCTCCTCCGGTGTACACGGTACGTCATCTTGAGGCAGCAACCAGAACGTCTCAGAAAACCACCCAACAAACACCCAGACTATTTTTGGGCCGTATAGACCGGATTTGTAAGCCTTCAGGGAAATGGTACAAATAAACGAAGGATTGATATCACTGTTTCATTGAAAAAGAAacccttttctcccacctcagataagtagatccaaacatttaaccatgctagaaattcttatcttgctcaggggcaaagataaaacttccgtatgaaactcctttttaatggtcatcacattgtaattacctcccttgttgaagactgtcgtctgtggcatcatagaaaccttgtcttggtGCAATATAtagaatgcttattaattatttctcgcgtcaaatgtcaccattaaaAAGTGTTCATGCacctttaaagaaataatgcttcactctcctcagaactatttaaagaccgatttcactattaacataatctgaatcaatgcgcgcatatccatgacaaccacgaattatcacatatccacacgcatttattttcactacgcacaaaagagttccagcaaaaacaatacatttttacttaattttgttaacctgaggtgggagaaaaagcatttaCCATAGCCGCTCTTGTAATATATGTTCATCaaaaccctcgcgcagggtgttttgcggaaactcgttaaacctcgtttccgcataTCACCCTatgctcgggttgggatgaacctatcttacactctcggccatggaagatacttataatcttctgGCATAATTGACACGTCTATCTTTGGACTCTATTCCCGTTTTGTAGTTCTGATGATTGtaagatattttatgcataattttactgtaaataatgtcaatattttaaaagataaatgtgtacacttgataagtttatttgaaaacatttaaacatactgggtgagtacctaaatcggaacactttcggcactatttttgaagtatttttagttagacttgcaccacaactacaacaatttccatcagcatactaggattcaagaccaattggttgatataaatggtatttttcaagataataccaatctgcatgaaaagtaaTTTATTAGCCGCACAgtcaaggactgccatttttgtcctcggagtacctaaatatggaacagttttactttgttatttatttttatgtatccttttaaaattattgctacatgttttgtttagtaaattaataattaattttatttataagcttgttttttttttgtcatttttttgtcagtaaaatttgatgatttaagTAAGAAATACAGACTGTACCAGTATGCTGCGATTGTGGTAATAAAGTATTTCCCCCGCgtgccatgtattgacatttgaacatgaaaaactttgaATGATAGCTGCATTATCAGATTATCGTGTTTTTTGGAACTTGTATCTAAGGCAAGCGTCTACattgattaaaatcgtaaataaaccAATCGCGATCGGAAAAACGTTTTTATAACGGGTGTTCCAGTCCCAGTCCGCGTGCCCTTTCATTTCTATATTAGGATATTGAATAACGATAGAcaaatgtttagaaaaaaacaacataaaacatattttattatcattcatAGCATACTTACCGCACACAACACTGCCCTAGCTCTATCTTCATACATCGCAGTCATTATAATACGAGCATCACGTTTCTGAAGAAAGTGTGTTTTCTGTCATTAACACAAAACGTTTTGGGTgtagttttcaatttatataaacacaaacattgacCTAGGATGGCAGTCGAGCTGCTACTACGTTCTTTAACGTAGTTATCCAGCCCTTGCATGGATAGATATGAGCTATATATTTTACTAAATCAAAAGCTgttgtcaaaatttaaaaaaaacattccggAAACACAACgatcactgttggatatgtGTTAAAGAATAAACATGCGTATAATAGTAGTACCTATGATTTGTAGCAGTCCACAATGAAGTTAAATGTATCAATGCTATGCATTAATTCATAACACGTGTTCaagaaatattaatgattttaacaagattttcaaCTTATTATTTAACAGATTCTCCTATTTTCTATCgactttcaaatattattattattatgacatATGTATGGATTAAAAactaaatgtttgacaaatctAATACATTCTGATCTTTCTTGttgcaattatataaaaatgttaaaaactaaATGGCATAATCAAGATGAAGAAAATTCtgattattgttatttatatacgAAAATTGTTCTTCGCACCATCAATGTAGCTTAATTGCTTTTACTAGAAGGTTTTTTTTCAAGCTCCCTTTTCACCAACTAAGGCAAGTTCATTAACAAACAAAGCTTCATATAATGACGCACAGGAACTAGGGGTATAATTTGGACATGTTTATTGCTCTGGTACCTTGAGGTTAAACACAATCATTAAAAAACGAACCCAACAAAGTCCAAGAcaagaacattttaataacTTGGAGTATAATTGGCGCACTTTTATTGCTCTGGTATCTGGTGGTTAATACACTTGTCATTAAAAGAACGAATCCATCAAAGTAAAAGAAAGGAAAGATTAGATGAATTTGCAAGCAATTGTTGTCACTGAACTATTCTGGTTCTGGTGTTGTAAAAGTACATTgaatataaagataaaatgtctttaaacaaaTCTGGTAagatgtaattattttttgcaaaaattgtaAGGAAGATGCCAAACACTGTCAGTAGGAAAGGTCTAAAAAGGCCATTACGCAGGCAACAGATGGATAggttatacttattttaaatacatgctTTAAACATCAGAAAGAGAGCCATCTCATTAGCAAAAGCAGCTTATACTCCAACTTTCCCATTAGGTTCTTGTCGAGTCTAAGACTAAGACTAAGTATTAGGCTTTTTGGAAATCCGGATTTAGcgggaaaaaaaatatatatatatatatataaatatatattaacccATGAAGCATCTTTTTATGTCTGTATTACAAATTTATATTAAGCTGttgaaaaacatatatcataaaCGATTTTGGCCAGAAAAGTATAAAATTACCTTCAATATTTTTGTATCCAAATTTAAGGAATAAAAATGAGCGAACGGAAGGACAAAAAACTATGGTTCAAATAATATAAACGGATTACATACGTTTAGTGATATATTTAACAGGGGACAATCTAAAACAGAACTTTTTTGGTAAATACTATAACacttatatgtttttgttgttgtttttaaaagtaggcgtatcaaaacaacaacaaaaacaacaacactaccACAACAGCACACTGTTTGGTGAATATCTACCTTATCCAATGCAAACATGGAAGAACACAAACTCTAATGTAATATCAAAGCTTCATTTCCCGAAAAGGTGAAACAGCACAGGCAAATATTTATGGTTGACTTTTGTTTCACCTTGATGTTTTCCACCCTGGCTGTCGGATGGTGTACAAATATTTCCTGGGAAACTATCGAGACGTTGTAAAGAGCTGCTTTCTTAACGAAGTCGTCTGTAACctgcaaataaaaatatgagtTTCAATATTCAATACTGTGCAGCGAACTTCGTATGAAAACCTAGTTtgcgttttatttattttttaataatttacctttcatcttaaattatataaatgactCAAACGGTAAAACCATTTGTATAATTGCTTTTGGAATAATTAATATCGATTAGTGGTTTTCTTATTGCAATTATGATAAATTAGCAACATACAGCTGAAAAGAACTCCTGTGCATGATGGATGGTTGCCACCTTTACCCATCCAAACGTCTTCATAATTTCCAGCCGGGCCTCATTCAGTTTCTGATCAGGTGTAGTGATGCGGAAAAAACGGGGATAGCGCTTCCGGTCAGATAAGATCGGGGATGAAGAGCCGTAGGATAGCTGCAAAGATATTGCGCTGTGAAATGTGTGAAGATATAgacatataatttaaatacgACTGTTGAATAGGAATAATAAAGGCAGAAAAACATCAGACAGCCAGTCTTCTTCTTCGGTCGGCACTTGCACGTATCAATTATGGACATGGTACTTCGTAAAATGGCAACCTTATATAGTGCATATTGTCGATAGTTGAAGGAGCCTTGAATTAGGTCTGAGGGTTCATTATGAGTCAATTAACTGTTAGCGCTGTTGGACCATTCACAGCTTCTCACAGGTTTCAATTAAACTGCATTGGCGTATAATGCATGGACGGTGTTCTTGAGGTATTTTTGCAGCAGAATTTGCCGCGATGCCCGGGAAAAACTGCAAAATTGTCAAACAATAATAAAGCCTACTGAGTGTAgacatgtttgattttttaaagacatataaTGTCTTTCTTAAGAATGATTTTCTTAAGATAAAATTTCGTatagaaattgaaaaatgatgtATTGCACCTTGCGTATGTCACTATGTGGCTCTTCAAACGGCAATTACGTTCTAATAAAGtccataaaaatacttttatgatGGTTATTAGGTAATACAGGATATAGCAGGTAGTCTTAAGTACTGAAAAAACATGCAATCTTAATGCTACGTTGATCATCTGATCCTTAATGACTTCCGGGAGTGAAGCAAACTAAATGCTGCATTGCCTTTAATGAAACGCCGCGAATTCATGTTCCAGAAACAATGCATTTGACAAGGTGCATTTGATCTAAATGTAATACTGTTATTTAAGCAACCGTTGAGATAAGGTCAACTTTATATACGCCGAAATGCTCTCAGaagtacaaaaatacaatttaaaacaacacacaattaataatatttaaacgaTGCTTATTCGAAGTGAAGCAAAATCATAAATAACCAAATAATGGccaagcatttttttaaagaagagGTTTAATCGAAGGTTTGTTTAATGACTTATCGTATTTGTATCAGCAATGCCTGAACCACACTATAGACTCATTTCTTGGGGTGTGGCGGAAGAATCAGAATTAACCATACACAGTTATGACGTTTccacttaaagatgcactcttactcccagaaagatttaccacaattaataatattgttttaatgttcgaaATAGgatgaatatttatgcaaaatctgcagaaacatgctcagtagcaaaaagttataATGACATGaagtcaaaaatgacaaaaaaaacaacatgaatacatgtcgaaaacaattgttcttatgatagaaaccgaatttaatttgaaagaaatgagcataaaagacgctatttctaccttatgaggctATAGATGAccacagaaaatattttagcattcaccaatcatttaatagttttgcactttctgcttttaaatacacggttacaatattgttatcagctattgatattttccattaatacattagttagtaagtagttaaaggtgtatcagtcaaaagtgtttgttatacatgtgtttgtactgattttgaataagagtgtcactttaaatgttaacaCCTTAAAACTGACtaagataaaataatttataagatCGAATATGGTATATCTTTAAGAACGCAAGTACGTGGTGTCGATTAAGCTGCCTTGATATGTTGTGCAAAGTATCACATTTAAAATGGGTGTAATTGGTACGTTAATGAAGTTCATAAATCGAACGCCTTATAAAAACATGTCGGCGCTGTTGGAATATCCATGTGGCATTTATCGTGGTCTTTGGTTCCAAGATATGCCTAAGGTATATCGCACGAACCGTTGGCTTGGGGTTAAATTGGTTCAGGAATTGGTTAAGCCGTAATGCAGCCTTATGAGCGCAGATCTAGATTTGCATAATGTTAACTGTCACTTATAGACCTGTATTTACTTCACACCTACAAACGCTGTAATATTCACGGGAGAGTGTTTTTACCGTTGATATGTTCCGGAATCAAGACAAAATTGAAAGGTCGCAATAAGAGCTTGTATTATTTGAAACCGGAATAGCTTGTTGTTTTGCCTTTTATCTTAGTGACATTAAACAGGTGCCCATGCCTATTGACCGCTAATTTCCATTTCGCTTTTATTAGTTTTccattagaaaaaaacattttttttctctgtaattaaaaaaagtattatccttttcaattttacaaaatatgtcgttgattttttctgaatttaaatTGCAAGTAAGATTAACCTGTCTTTGTAACTGCTATCTTCATATCCGTCAATtacgaaaataataaataaagaaaacaaaactaatgAATGGTTTTCAACAGACAGGCAAGTATACGGGGTTTTTTCTAGAATATAGAGGCATAATAGAAACATTGTCtcacattttatcaaattttggtTATCATGATGTTTCAGACATTTTTTAGACTAAATAtcgtatataaatataaataggaTTGAGTGCATTGAATGTATAAATCATTGTGCGTTGTGCCTCCAACGACATACCATATCTTTGCTGACTGTTCTTCATACTTGAATCAAATATTGGTAAATTGGACAAAACAGTTTCTTTAGACACAATGTCGTAtagcattttaaatatgttaaagtgCAGTAAATGTATAAGTCCTTGCGTCGTGGCCCTTCCGGCAGTTGTTTGTTCattgattttgatttgtttaaaaaatgtattactatATTCTGATGATCGTTTTGTTATCTGATGCAATGTCAGGATTACAAGAATGATTGTTA
The sequence above is drawn from the Mya arenaria isolate MELC-2E11 chromosome 14, ASM2691426v1 genome and encodes:
- the LOC128215960 gene encoding gamma-aminobutyric acid type B receptor subunit 1-like; protein product: MAVDDINANENIIPRYNISIDIIDSKCDPGVAVFRMTEMLHTGPQYVMVLGDGCSVVSEATAQVSHLYNVTQLSYGSSSPILSDRKRYPRFFRITTPDQKLNEARLEIMKTFGWVKVATIHHAQEFFSAVTDDFVKKAALYNVSIVSQEIFVHHPTARVENIKAYKSGLYGPKIVWVFVGWFSETFWLLPQDDVPCTPEEMTAAAEGAFLTAATYYNPVEERGIAGITDFIKTVSEFFERYYSDPGYDQKYDIYRFMVGQVYDHLWLAALTLNCTINELKRRGIPMITAW